A window of Solea senegalensis isolate Sse05_10M linkage group LG20, IFAPA_SoseM_1, whole genome shotgun sequence contains these coding sequences:
- the LOC122786210 gene encoding glucocorticoid modulatory element-binding protein 1-like isoform X2 gives MATTDEVTVSMGEVVMVKADGENDPNKTQVILQLQPITTGDESAETDAAVIAVEAHADKAEGDEVELGCPITCGDCKAVLLVKKFVCPGINVKCVKYEDQLISPKQFVHISGKATLKDWKRAIRMGGVMLRKMMDSGQLDFYQHSTLCTNTCRSTKFDLLINNTRFPPDGSGLTTPTSSQAQVVLGDGVTVGEDRAEAVTVKTDWSSVSQESIDKKESNEISEDTLNFWKGIADVGLLGEVVTNISTELLELLNGVQQLRNLAALQDTEVAVLSNLAQVFGLLDLVKKVLERRRQQTDPSQQQILSTLSSLEVQLEQQRKQQHVRALLSCPQPAKSKTPKRQTKRPRLHRPASTTTLLTSPVNQQTTLHPQQFTVLSPISLSSVGQPFTVAGLPIASLAQSSNTVTLLPAGSQLFTRYMVAGDGKSDTITLHPSSGLTLVGTTAAMQDSSQLGTMVSPVELVHLSQQGSSTEVVPIEGQVMDGTMLVQSEVDSGQEHTVIEINPTPVEQTVGVMELQLSGDSGTEAASMVVQSTMEVKMAPEGEEPQCQMQEEQTEGVQGLELDASGQLSGIQIVVIEDSMREENKVK, from the exons ATGGCGACCACAGACGAGGTCACGGTGTCCATGGGGGAGGTGGTGATGGTGAAAGCTGACGGGGAGAATGACCCCAATAAGACTCAGGTCATCCTCCAACTCCAGCCAATCACGACTGG aGATGAATCTGCTGAAACAGATGCAGCTGTCATAGCAGTCGAAGCTCATGCAG acaaAGCAGAGGGAGACGAAGTAGAACTTGGTTGTCCCATAACGTGTGGCGACTGTAAAGCTGTGCTGCTTGTGAAGAAATTTGTGTGTCCAGGAATCAACGTAAAATGTGTGAAG TATGAAGACCAGCTCATCAGCCCCAAGCAGTTTGTGCACATCTCTGGAAAGGCCACTCTGAAAGACTGGAAGAGAGCCATCAGGATGGGCGGAGTCATGCTCAG AAAAATGATGGATTCAGGTCAGCTGGACTTTTACCAGCACAGCACTCTGTGCACCAACACGTGCCGCAGCACCAAGTTTGATTTGCTCATCAATAACACGCGGTTTCCCCCAGACGGCAGCGGACTGACCACGCCCACATCGTCTCAAG CTCAGGTGGTTCTGGGTGATGGTGTGACAGTGggtgaggacagagcagaggctGTGACTGTGAAAACAGACTGGAGCTCAGTGTCACAGGAGTCTATTGACAAGAAGGAATCTAACGAGATCtcag AGGACACATTGAACTTCTGGAAGGGAATCGCTGACGTGGGTTTGCTGGGTGAAGTGGTGACCAACATCAGCACcgagctgctggagctgctgaacGGTGTCCAGCAGCTCAGGAATCTGGCTGCTTTACAGGACACAG AGGTGGCGGTGCTCAGTAACCTGGCTCAAGTGTTCGGCCTGCTGGACTTGGTGAAGAAGgtgctggagaggaggaggcagcagacAGATCCCAGCCAGCAGCAGATCCTCAGCACACTCAGCA GTCTGGAAGTGCAGCTGGAAcagcagaggaagcagcagcatgTTCGAGCTCTTCTCTCCTGCCCACAACCGGCCAAAAGCAAAACCCCCAAACGTCAAACCAAGCGGCCTCGCCTCCACAGACCCGCCTCCACCACCACACTCCTGACCTCCCCCGTCAACCAGCAGACCACCCTGCACCCGCAGCAGTTCACCGTCCTGTCCCCCATCTCACTGTCCTCCGTCGGTCAGCCCTTCACTGTGGCGGGTTTGCCCATTGCCTCCCTCGCCCAGTCTTCAAACACCGTCACGCTGCTTCCCGCCGGGTCACAGCTCTTCACTCGCTACATGGTGGCCGGAGACGGAAAGTCAGACACCATCACCTTACACCCGTCCTCGGGGCTCACACTGGTGGGCACCACCGCTGCCATGCAGGACTCCAGCCAGCTGGGGACAATGGTGAGCCCTGTAGAGCTGGTGCACCTGAGCCAGCAgggcagcagcacagaggtggTTCCCATAGAGGGTCAGGTGATGGACGGCACCATGCTGGTCCAGAGCGAGGTGGACTCTGGTCAGGAACATACGGTCATTGAGATCAACCCGACGCCGGTGGAGCAGACGGTGGGAGTTATGGAGCTGCAGCTAAGCGGAGACTCGGGCACAGAAGCAGCCTCCATGGTCGTTCAGAGCACCATGGAGGTGAAAATGGCTCCCGAGGGGGAGGAGCCTCAGTGCCAAATGCAGGAGGAGCAGACTGAAGGGGTTCAGGGGCTGGAGCTGGACGCCAGCGGACAGTTGTCTGGCATCCAGATAGTAGTGATAGAGGACAGCATGcgggaggaaaacaaagtgaaatga
- the LOC122786210 gene encoding glucocorticoid modulatory element-binding protein 1-like isoform X1, with protein sequence MATTDEVTVSMGEVVMVKADGENDPNKTQVILQLQPITTGDESAETDAAVIAVEAHADKAEGDEVELGCPITCGDCKAVLLVKKFVCPGINVKCVKYEDQLISPKQFVHISGKATLKDWKRAIRMGGVMLRKMMDSGQLDFYQHSTLCTNTCRSTKFDLLINNTRFPPDGSGLTTPTSSQAQVVLGDGVTVGEDRAEAVTVKTDWSSVSQESIDKKESNEISEDTLNFWKGIADVGLLGEVVTNISTELLELLNGVQQLRNLAALQDTDSCLVEVAVLSNLAQVFGLLDLVKKVLERRRQQTDPSQQQILSTLSSLEVQLEQQRKQQHVRALLSCPQPAKSKTPKRQTKRPRLHRPASTTTLLTSPVNQQTTLHPQQFTVLSPISLSSVGQPFTVAGLPIASLAQSSNTVTLLPAGSQLFTRYMVAGDGKSDTITLHPSSGLTLVGTTAAMQDSSQLGTMVSPVELVHLSQQGSSTEVVPIEGQVMDGTMLVQSEVDSGQEHTVIEINPTPVEQTVGVMELQLSGDSGTEAASMVVQSTMEVKMAPEGEEPQCQMQEEQTEGVQGLELDASGQLSGIQIVVIEDSMREENKVK encoded by the exons ATGGCGACCACAGACGAGGTCACGGTGTCCATGGGGGAGGTGGTGATGGTGAAAGCTGACGGGGAGAATGACCCCAATAAGACTCAGGTCATCCTCCAACTCCAGCCAATCACGACTGG aGATGAATCTGCTGAAACAGATGCAGCTGTCATAGCAGTCGAAGCTCATGCAG acaaAGCAGAGGGAGACGAAGTAGAACTTGGTTGTCCCATAACGTGTGGCGACTGTAAAGCTGTGCTGCTTGTGAAGAAATTTGTGTGTCCAGGAATCAACGTAAAATGTGTGAAG TATGAAGACCAGCTCATCAGCCCCAAGCAGTTTGTGCACATCTCTGGAAAGGCCACTCTGAAAGACTGGAAGAGAGCCATCAGGATGGGCGGAGTCATGCTCAG AAAAATGATGGATTCAGGTCAGCTGGACTTTTACCAGCACAGCACTCTGTGCACCAACACGTGCCGCAGCACCAAGTTTGATTTGCTCATCAATAACACGCGGTTTCCCCCAGACGGCAGCGGACTGACCACGCCCACATCGTCTCAAG CTCAGGTGGTTCTGGGTGATGGTGTGACAGTGggtgaggacagagcagaggctGTGACTGTGAAAACAGACTGGAGCTCAGTGTCACAGGAGTCTATTGACAAGAAGGAATCTAACGAGATCtcag AGGACACATTGAACTTCTGGAAGGGAATCGCTGACGTGGGTTTGCTGGGTGAAGTGGTGACCAACATCAGCACcgagctgctggagctgctgaacGGTGTCCAGCAGCTCAGGAATCTGGCTGCTTTACAGGACACAG ATTCCTGTCTGGTAGAGGTGGCGGTGCTCAGTAACCTGGCTCAAGTGTTCGGCCTGCTGGACTTGGTGAAGAAGgtgctggagaggaggaggcagcagacAGATCCCAGCCAGCAGCAGATCCTCAGCACACTCAGCA GTCTGGAAGTGCAGCTGGAAcagcagaggaagcagcagcatgTTCGAGCTCTTCTCTCCTGCCCACAACCGGCCAAAAGCAAAACCCCCAAACGTCAAACCAAGCGGCCTCGCCTCCACAGACCCGCCTCCACCACCACACTCCTGACCTCCCCCGTCAACCAGCAGACCACCCTGCACCCGCAGCAGTTCACCGTCCTGTCCCCCATCTCACTGTCCTCCGTCGGTCAGCCCTTCACTGTGGCGGGTTTGCCCATTGCCTCCCTCGCCCAGTCTTCAAACACCGTCACGCTGCTTCCCGCCGGGTCACAGCTCTTCACTCGCTACATGGTGGCCGGAGACGGAAAGTCAGACACCATCACCTTACACCCGTCCTCGGGGCTCACACTGGTGGGCACCACCGCTGCCATGCAGGACTCCAGCCAGCTGGGGACAATGGTGAGCCCTGTAGAGCTGGTGCACCTGAGCCAGCAgggcagcagcacagaggtggTTCCCATAGAGGGTCAGGTGATGGACGGCACCATGCTGGTCCAGAGCGAGGTGGACTCTGGTCAGGAACATACGGTCATTGAGATCAACCCGACGCCGGTGGAGCAGACGGTGGGAGTTATGGAGCTGCAGCTAAGCGGAGACTCGGGCACAGAAGCAGCCTCCATGGTCGTTCAGAGCACCATGGAGGTGAAAATGGCTCCCGAGGGGGAGGAGCCTCAGTGCCAAATGCAGGAGGAGCAGACTGAAGGGGTTCAGGGGCTGGAGCTGGACGCCAGCGGACAGTTGTCTGGCATCCAGATAGTAGTGATAGAGGACAGCATGcgggaggaaaacaaagtgaaatga